DNA from Oxyura jamaicensis isolate SHBP4307 breed ruddy duck chromosome 4, BPBGC_Ojam_1.0, whole genome shotgun sequence:
ATTCTCTGTTAAGACTGCCACACTAAACCTGCTGACTCCATAATACAAATTCAAAGTAATTCCAGTTCAAACCTTTAATCAAACCTCTCTAAGCTTCTCCTCACCCGTATTAAAGAGATTTACAAAACTGTGAAGGAGGTTAGAGAGTTAACAAtgtgccatttaaaaaaaaaagcatttgcagatTGTAACTCTAAGGAAACAATTATAAGAGCATTCTGAGAGTCTTTTTTCTTGATCTATAAGGGGGAGAAATGGTACAGCAGAGTATAGGAAAAATACACTGCCTAAGCCTTTTTCTTGAATAGGATCCTAACTAGCCATGTTGCAGCTGCACTGAAGTGTCTTATGTTCCTGTGATTTATTACTTTAAGGGCCACATCATCTGCCAAAGTGTGCTTGTAAGAAATTAAATGGCTTCCAAAGGAAACAATAGAGTGAGACAGattttagattttcatttttaccctGATTAGTGTCTGTGAAGttcttttgaaaacttttgtATCAAACACAAATAGGAAATTATTGCCCAATTCAGTTTGAATTTGGGAAAGCTTGAGGAAGAAAGCCCAGTTACACACAAAAAGGGATGAGGAGACTGTTTAAAAGAAGTGAGAATGCAgaagagcactgaaaataaaggaagtgGCAATCTTCCAACATGCTGTGCCTTGGACCAAATTACTTTCTGTCTAACATGATGAGTTGTTCACAAGCATGAATTATTCCCTTAACCTTTTAGCTTAACCTTGGACACTAAGCTTCAAATCAAATGTAATTAACAAATTAAGGGCTTGATCCTGTATTCCAACCTACCTTTCACTTCAAATCGAGGAGAGAGAATGATGTTGGGACCTATATTCATATTGATCATGGAGGTATTCCTAATGGGCTTCCAACCAGAAAAATCACCAGAGAGGAGAAGTCCTACAATTAGCCTAGCTACCCCTGACAGACAATTTGGGACCATAGAAGATGAAAAGGCAACATATCCATTGATCCCAACAACATCCATGAACCTCAGAGTCAGACTTGCAAGATGGTTACTTGAATTATAAGCATTTCTGTCAACTTATACCAATTCCTCAatttcaaagggaaaggaattcgATCTCATAGTATTTTTTCACAGTTAAAagactgctctgtgctgctggaagtCAGGAAAGTTGAATACCACTGTAAAGGAAGTCCTGATACTTCCATCAGAAAGATCTTTGGAACATACAAGATacatcttttacattttttggtCATTAAAGTatggaaagaagcaaaacaaaatacaaatacattttaaaaaaaaaaaaaaaaaagtaataatccAAATAAGCAAGCTGTAATTGTGGGTATTCTGTTTACTATTACTAATAGGCCAAGCAAGCCTCTTAGTCAGTATCAACCTGAGTCATATTGtttaaaatcctaaaaaaaaactagcaGTGTGAAGGGACTGACATCTTGCTGGCCCAAAGAGattacttcattttcagatgtgtCAGGAAGTTGCTCCTGGCAAATTACTGTTGTCCCAAACAGCACAGCGTTGTGGAGTATAACTACTAATTTTCCAGGGTAGGAATCATAAAGCACAAACAGCTGCCATTAGGCACTGAGAACAAAGCAGGTTTGGTTGTTAATCTCACTGAGCAAAAACCTGCCTGGATCTCCCCGGAGTCTATATTCCCTTCAGAGgggatggaagaaaaatcctaGGGAATAACCAGATGCAGGTGCAGCTGGAAATATGGGACTAACCATGAaacaggaaacaggaaaaagttatttaatcAGGTCATCCCACCATTATCTCGATTATTTCTAGAGAGTTTTGCAGATTCTTCCTGGGGATTATTCCTGGTTTTGAATTTGCAGTAGCAGTTGTAACCCAGAGCAGCTCACTATAAGCCATGAATGTCTCCATCCCCACTCACGGAGCCTGAGTTACACCTCAATCCATTTGCTTCAGAACCAAACTGCAGAAGGGTGAGCCACCAACTGTTGGCAGtcttctgcctgctttcctctcATTTCACAGTCAAAACAAGCACTTCACCTAAACTACAGCACATTTCTTTGGGTAGACAGGATCCCATTTTGACAAAGCCCATCAGATCTATGTTAGAGCCATGGAGTGTCAGGATCCAACCACTACGAATCCTTCCAAGTATATGGTGTATTTCTCTTCACATACATTACTCCTAAAATCCCATTCCAATTACCGCTTTCCAAAGCCTTCTTCTCATACAGTGAAGCCAGATAACACATGAGAacagtgaaaatgtttctgtttgatAGATGTTCAACACCTGCTTTTGACAGTATAATTTTAACTGCTTAGGTGTAATGTCTAAAACTGATTCAGCACTAAGAATCCTCTAACTTTGTTCTGATTGGGAAAAATCATGTTCAACTCCAAGATGACTAGTATcattaaaattccatttcagAGAACTGCTGTTAAATGATAATTTTGCTCTTCAAATTAGGAGAGAGGATTAATAATTGAATTCAAAGGCCTAGGTATATATTTTGGTAGATTTGTTTCCTAATAGGAAGAACAACTtgaacagaaatacattaaaatttttAGTATTCCCATGCTAGTCTGATTCTAAACTCTTCCATTAAGCAGCAAAGTCTTAATGGCATTAAACCACTTAAGCAGCATAAACAGCACATAATTATAACTTTTAATTCAATCTTTTAGAGTGTGAATTGATACTGTACATCACTGACAATTCACACTcctaaacatatttttcttttcatccatAGCAGTCTCACAGCCTCTTGTACTGAAATAACTGACCCAAACATTCATAACTTGttcttaagaaaaaatcttcagaataaTGGGTAACAAAATTAAGCCCAGGTGAAAGAAGGTGTAATAAAAAGCAACTCTGTTATTCTGGCCTTAAGGTAGATGTGTAGATATGAGCGTGAAATTAGGGCACCATCATTCATGAGTCATCTTATCAACAGCTGAAACTATGAGTGTGCTCTCATAATCATGGGCATGTTAaatattgaattttttttaagtccacATATAGAGGATAAAGTGCAAGTAAACTCTACAGAAACGAGGTGAGAACAGAGCAGACTATGAAGCACATAGCATCCCCTCCACCAGTGCTCGCTGCCGTCTAGGCTGTCAGAGCTGCAGggatccagcagcagcacagtagGGTCAGGGATCCCCCATGCACATTTCTCCTGGTGCCCCCTGCTGTAGGATTAGGATGTTGGCATGCTGGAGAGATTACCTTAGCACTAAGGAGCAAAGTGGCACCTTGGAAAAGGTTTCCAAAAAGGCTGATAAAAGGCAAAGCTCGGGAGTGCTGTGGTTGTTGTTGACAGCAGAGCCTCTGCTAAAGGCTGCAGCACAGTAGCTGCAGTAGCACAAGGCTGTGCAAGTCAGGAGTCTATAAAAGCTCATTATTTACAAACCAGATTGAAAGAAACCAGACAGAATGCTTGGAGTGGCCAAACTGAGCACCCATGAAGCAACACAGCGCTGTCAGCATCTgtttgaaagggaaagaagctAACATCTGATATGACTGATCTCAAACGCAGCAATCTCAGACCCTCTGTGCCCTCCCCTTTTGCCTGCAGTCTGCATTACTCCCTGCTCACATTGCATACTATTAGCACTGCTTACATCCCTGCTTCACCTGAAAGCATAAAGCATAAAACTTCTGCATCTGATCACAGTCCCAGAGCAACACAGTCCCCtcctggacaaaaaaaaagctccctCTTTTTGGGTCCTCACCTAGCAGGTAAAGATGAAGCAGTTTGTCCCCTAACCCCAGGACCAGGCATATAATGTTTCTGGTACATCTCCCCTCCACTAAATAATAGATCTACAGCTGAAGAACAGGGCTCTGAGTTGCTGTTCTAACATCATGAATAATTCCAGCTTGCTGCAAATACGTGTAGCTAGCAGACACATTTGTTTGGCCTCTGCACATACAGCTCAGGAGTCTCCTCCTTCAACATTAGtataggaaagcaaatgtctgCTTGGAGAATCTGCTATTTCACAACCTCACTTTCCATGTTAGGAGGAAGGGATGTCAACATTTAGTTCAAGAAAGCATCTCATGGAAGCTATTGACATTCAGGCCTGCTAAAGCTCTTCTATTTCCaccctttctcttcttcctcttcccataATATGATAACATCAACAGAAATTCACAGGTCATTCCATCTACTAGCAATAACTATTTGCTATTTACTATACTATATACTAATACTATGCCAGAAACACTTGTGCATTCCAGGCAGCAGGTAACCAAACTGAGGCAAGATCTACAGGTTTTCTGACACAGGCCCAGAATTCCTGTAAGCCAAACCACAAACCTAACCCCTGTGCTCAGGCACCACGAACTGTCTGTAAATCCCACCAAGGCAGTGCCCAAAGAGCAAAGCTCCCATTCTGGCTTGTCTGTGTGCCACGGGGCTATCTTTGTCACTGCTGCCCACAACAGGGCTTCTTACCTATGCGATCTTAGCCTGAAAAGCTCTGCTGAGGCCATCATTTTCTGCAGAGGTATTTTTCCAAGTGCTGGGGACTCAGACTGGCAAAAGCAAACTCCTTAAGGATGCAGCAAAACAACTTTATCACTGcttcatgcattttattttaaaagactattAAGAAGCCATTCTTTCTGatagaattatattttcatcaccacttttttcttttctttgggagcttgaaaaataagatttctctgcctctagcttttttttttcctgtctgtttcCATTTGATcaataatgattattttttttttcctgtccttccaAGAGAGATGGCATTAAAAGGCTAGTTTGTATTCTCTTTCTGTTGTATTTGCACATTGGAGCCATCCACAATGATgtcagctcagctctgggcatTGTCTCTGTTAGTTCAATTccagcagaactgctgcagcTAGCAGGATGTTAGCATTCACTTGATTGATTTAGCATAGCTagaaaataagatgttttttttccattcagctacacaataaaaacaagaaactaTAGAGCAGTCCAAAGTTGGTAAGTTCCTCTGGAGTCTTTTGCTTCTCATATATCTTCCTGTGCTTGAGGGCATCATTTAAATAATGGCTATTTCAATGCCAAGACCTTCCTTGACAGTGCTCATGgatgaaagaggagagaaaagtgatttaaaacTATTGTTTAATACAGTTAATCAATTTAAAAGATTTCAAGGCTGAAAGAGTCCATTATGCATTATCTCCTATATAATACAGCCATAAAATTTCAACTGGTAATTCTGGCATTTTGCCCAACACCTGGAGAGAACACGTTTCAGAGGTAAATACTTCATCATGGAGTTTGAAATTAGTATTACAAATATTACACAAAACTCTTGTTTGCATTAGTTTATTCCATTGTCCAATGCCTACCCCTGTGACAAAGTCTTTGTGTCAAATGTGGCTGTGAACACTTGCTGAAGATACAAATGACCTACAAAAAGTCCATGtccctccttctccccaccCATCTGTCTGGATGCTGCCAATCCTTGGTCTCACCACTTGAAGATACATGAAGTTAAGAGGTTTTCTTGATCTCTTAGCCAGCCAGGGGCTTGCTTAAAACTGACTCACAGCGATCAGGGTCTGTTACCGCATCACTCTTCAGCTCAGCCTGCATGGATTCCATTTTGAGtgtgaaaataaactgaagacATGGATGCAGGGCAAAACTTTCAGAAGAGGGAGCTAAAGTTTGGCTCCGGAACCCATACTCCTCCAAAAGAAATACTGAGCTGGGAAGCTCCCTGTGAAGTGGATGAAAAGATCTGGCATTTCCTACCTGCTAATTAGAATCTCCACCTAACTACtttgagattttaaaacagGGATTCCCAAACCGTTTCCAACAATAGGATCAAAGACCTAAGCACATATGTTTGTTCATTGTGCACTCTACAGGCTGAACAAAACTATAGAAAGTAACAGGTGTGTAACAGGACAGTAATAGTTGGCCTCTTCACAAAAGCCCCTCTATCTGCACTGGCTCTGTTGGCTTCTGTGGGAGTTCAGCTCTTCAAGATGAGAGTTTGTAAGCCTTGCACCATAACCATGCATGGCCTTCTCTTCCAATGGAGTCAGGTGGACTGGTATAACTAGTGGGTGTGCCAGCAGCTTCAGaagcatcatagaatcacagaatggtttgggttggaagggaccttaaagcccatccagttccaaaccctgccatgggcagggatgccacccaccagaccaggttgcccagggcctcatccatcctggccttgaacacctctagagctggggcatccacagcttctctaggcagcctgttcagtgcctcaccaccatctgagtgaagaatttcctcctaacatctcatctaaatctcccctcttatAGTTTGAAATTGTTTCCCCTCGTCCTATCACCAAGGCCACAATGAGGTGTCCTTAGAGCCATCTCTTATGCAGGTTGAAggtccccagctctctcagcctttcttcataggagaggtactccaaCCCCCTGATCATCCTCATAGATCttctctggacccactctaacaggacccttcttgtgctggaggccccagaccTAGACACAGTGCTCAAGTggagcctcacaagggcagagtagaggaggaCAAGCCTCTCAAGTTTGTCCAGGTCCCTTcagatggcatcccttccttttGTCGTATCAATTGCACTACTCAGCtcagtgtcatctgcaaacttgctgagggtgcactagatcccactgtctatgtcactgataaagGTATTAAACAGATGGGTGATGTGATGACAAAGTCAGCTGTCCCAGTTCAACCATACCTCTGAACTTCTTGTAATTTCAAGTTTCCTTCCACACAGCCAAGAGCTCATCTGTTGTTTTAACTACCCAGAAACATCCACAATAGCTCATTTCTAGTTTTGGTTAACCTTTCTGAATGTTATCGCACTGCTCTAGCCCTGCCTCTCTCCTGCACGCGTAGTTAAGAGAGACAGATGCCTCTGCTTCCAGGAGAGTGGACAGCAGTCATTTGTGATCATTAACAAGCAGTCACTGTAAAAGATGACAACTTGTGTGCTAGCTGAAACATTTTGTGTTAATTGGAACAACGTTCCTATCAAATATGTTTTGATAATAGCCAATCTCTCATGGATGTTTTGCACCACACAAGTGAGAACATAATGTCTTGATGTCTTTCCTTGGAGGCAAGAAAGAGCCTCAGAAGGCAGTGCAGCTACAGCCAGCGAAGAAAGACAAACAGAACATAGCAGGGGATCATCTGTCTATCAAGACAGGCAACAAGCCATGGAGCTCTTCAGCTCTGTCAGCAGTTTAGATCCTGGCACAGGTCATAGGTTTCAAAAGCTGCTATTGTTGGAGAGTGTGGTAAAGATACCACAAATGATCAGAACATCTCAGTGGACAGCAAGCTGGTACTCAAAGCTGAAATCTGGCTGATACTCTGTGGGCATATGTGTTTCAATACAAAACTAATGCACATCCATTTGCAGCAGTCCTGGAGGAGCCAGCTCCTGGTTCGGTCCTTGTGGCTCATTATCTCCCTTGGCTTTCCTCCCATAACTCCATTCTTAGGGCTGTGCCTTCCCTGTTTCTGACATTTGGCTAGTTCCCAGCCCATGGCGGAATGACTTTAAACATTCACCTCCTGCAGTTCTTAAAAAACAGCTTCTTGCAGGGATTTGAGGTGGTTTCAAGAATACATGTGTGTCTGAATGATCTCTAATGTAGCTCCAGAGGAAGTAACAATGGCTGTGGTGAGATCTTACACATTCCTATGCCTTTTTACTCCTTTTAACACCCAGCAACAATTTCAAGCAACAGAGGAGCCAGAAGAGTCTTTTCAGGACTGTAACATGCTTTATATGCCGCTTACACTTTCTCTTCACTGATCTGCTGCTGGATAAAGGCAAtgttgaaaatatattaaagtgaCAGTCAAAATCTATGGCTACATTAGTCATTCTGTCAGAGCCTTGGAAAGAACCTCACTAAAGTCAAGCGGGAAAACAATTTGTTGAAGCATCAGCTGAAGCAGCAAGTCACAACTCAATCAAATCTCTCTGAAGAACATGATCAAGCAAGTGCTGAAGCCCTGAAAGCCACAATGGATTCTGCAACAGGAGATGTATAATACAAACTTTGAATTGACCTCCATTTTCTGCTGTGATAACCACCTGAGAATCATCCTGTTTATACTTTAAAAGCAGCTGGGTGGGAGAAGATGGGATGAGTGATGTTTCTTTAGTGAGGTAACAGGACTAGGAGAACATACAAACTGACAGTATGTCCCTCTCTATCACAGTGTGTAATTGAGGACCAGTTCCACTGAATGGAGCCATTCTGGACATACACTGAACTAGCCAGAATAGCTctttggtattatttttttttacctgaacCACAGGCAGTGGTTCCCCAAGCCCAGAAGAATCAAGCAACTGACATTCTTATGTATCTTTTTGCCAAAGATAAGATCTTTAAACCTTGGAGTCTACAGCCAGTGGCCTATAAAGAAACTTAGCTGCACAGTGAAGCCTTGGTGCATCCCAGCCATATGCCAGAGAATCCAGAGCAGCTCAGTTGTGAACAGACTTCAATAAAACCCACTAAGGTTAGCCAGTCAGggctaaaaatgaaatatatatctTAAAATACAGGGAAAACCCATACGGGATTTTATCCTGATCACCAAGGGTACACTGCCAGCCACTAATAAAGGGCCTTCAAGTCAGATGTCAATGGTAAACTCTTGAAAGGTGACGTTACAAATGGATTCTTACATGCTTCTTTCaacctgcagctcagcagcacttaccacaaaaaaaaaaaaaaaaaaaaaaaaaaaaaaaaaaaaNNNNNNNNNNNNNNNNNNNNNNNNNNNNNNNNNNNNNNNNNNNNNNNNNNNNNNNNNNNNNNNNNNNNNNNNNNNNNNNNNNNNNNNNNNNNNNNNNNNNaaaaaaaaaaaaaaaaaaaaaaaaaaaaaaaaaaaaaaagcctgcctctgaaaaatgtttctgcttttttttgttatttttttacaaatcCTGTGTGCCCTGGGCCGTGGCAGGAAACCAAGCAAACACCACTCGCAGCACGGGTCATTTGGGGCCGGGCATTCAGTGAGGGAGGCACCAGGCTTGATCCTGGGTGTGGGCTGGGGggttcctccttttcctcctgggGCTCGGGAGGTGACCAGAGCGAGGGAAGCGACCCCTCACaagggctgcctgcagccagccttcGCCACACGGCGCCGGGCCTCAGCAGACGGCCGCGCCTGCAGGGGGCGGCCCCACAGCGGCGGGCGGTGCCTGGAAGGGCTGCGCCGTGGTTCCGccggggaaggggagggaaaggggagggaaggaaggaaagagaaggaaggggaggggaggaaggggagggaagtCGGCCGGGGACCGGGCGCAAGGCGGTAGCGGCCGCACCGGTGAGTGGAGGCCGGGCCTGAAGCCGCGGCGGgccccggggggcggcgggggctgccTCGGAGTCGCTGCCACGGTTCCCAGCGGCTCCTCGCAGCCCCCCCGCGGGCAGGAACGGGGATCGGGCATGGAAAGAGCCGGTGGGTTGGGGGCTTGTGCCGCCCGGTACGCGAGGGGAGCGAGGTTGGGCTTGGGGCTGGGAGATGGCAGTGAAATGACGGGGAGTCTGCGGTGTAAACGTGTTCCCTTTGAGCCGCTGAAGTGTGCTTCTTTTCTAgggaaaatgatttctgaaagcGGTTCGTTCATGAAAGGTGTGGTGTTAGGAGGGGTCTTCTGCGTGCTGGTTACACTTCTTGGACATTTTAAGATGGGCCATGGGACTAGAGCACATCACCATGAGCACCATCACATCCAGGCTCCCAACAAAAACGATGTCTTGAATCTTTCAGAAGATGAGCGGTTGGAGCTCAGTCAGAGTATCCGTGTTTATTGTATCATCCTTGTGAAACCTAAGGATCTCGGGCACTGGGCTGCGGTGAAAGAGACATGGAGCAAGCACTGCGACAAGGCAGAGTTCTACAGCTCCGAGAACATCAAAGTGTTTAATTCAGTAGTCCTCGACACAAACGATATGTGGATGATGATGAGAAAAGCTTACAAGTTAACATATGAGCGCTACAAAGATGAATTCAACTGGTTCTTCCTTGCCTATCCAACAACGTTTGCTATTATTGAAAATCTCAAGTATTTCTTACTGAAGAAAGACCCTGCACAGCCTTTTTACATAGGCCATACTGTAAAATCTGGTGACCTGGAGTATGTAGATAGCGAGGGAGGAATTGTCTTAAGCATCGGATCGCTGAGACGACTTTCCCATATTTTCAAAGACACTGACAAGTGTCCAGAGCAGGGAGGTATGATTTGGAAACTTTCTGAGGATAAACAGCTAGCAGTATGCCTGAAGTATACTGGAGTGATTGCTGAAAACGCAGAAGACTCAGAAGGAAAAGACGTCTTTAACACCAGGTCAGTCAACGCTCTCATCAAAGAAGCAATGGCTAATCACCCTGAGCAAGTAGTAGATGGCTGCTGCTCAGACATGGCCATCACTTTCAATGGACTGACCCCCAACCACATGCACGTGATGATGTATGGTGTTTACAGGCTGAGACCTTATGGCCACATTTACAACGATGCACTCATCTTCCTGCCACCTGAAGGTTCAGACAATGACTGATGTCTGTCAGAAAGGACACAGAACCAAGGAATTAACTGTGCTTGTTGTGCAGACACTCAATTTTTGTACCTGATTGTACTGGTGTACAGTTTTTGCACACAGATTTGGTAAAgctcttaattttaaaagtggaaGGAGAATGATTCTTAATCTTTTatacagaaatgattttttttttgacagtggtagaaggaaataaaggacTTGGCGAGGTTTGTGATAAGAGGAAATTAAGTTTATATGGGGGGTTATATTATCCAActatttattaatgaaaattcagaagaacTTTAGTGTgttacagatatatttttgcAAGATTTCAATTCTCTCAATTCTTTCAGGCACTTCTCAAACATCTTTATCTTTCTAAGATGTACCAATAAAACTGGCCACAGATTCAGTCTCAAAAACTATTAAGTGATTTCCTTTACTCCAAACTGCACATCAGCTTGAGCTACACTCGTTATGCAGTGCAAAGGGTGCACCCATCACTTTATGTAGTCTCCTAACCCAGTACGAAGCTAGCAGGAAGCAAGCCAGCAAGAAAAATCTATTAGGAAGTTCCTGCAGAATAGTAAGTGACCTTTGTACTGCCATTCTCAATCACACAAAAGAAAGAGATAACTAAATTTGAACAAATATTAACATGGTCAGGTAGCCTGTTAGCACAAGAGTAATTgctaattttaaagtattttataagCATATTTGAATAAAGGTTCCATCTAGTAGTTTTCACTGTTAGTAGTGTTAATACAAGGAAGTTGGTTAGCTGTCAATGTAAGTGGAAAGTACAGCTGCATTTACAGGAATTTTTGAACACTAATATGCAGAAAGATCAATGTGCACTCACCGTTTCTTTGTACATGATACAAAACAGCAATGTGTAGAactctccatttaaaaaaaaaataagtgcacTTGAAATCCCAAGTTTTATATGTGCCACCTGGTCACATCTCCTTTCCTGCACCAGTCACAGTTGTGGTAATGAAGTGGTAATAAATAATGGTGTTTACTCCATTTAAAATTCACTTATCTGACCTAGACATTTCAAGATTTAAAGTAGGTATTGCATCTCTGTGCTACATCTAGCACTAGCACAGGCTTTACTGGTGCTAGAGTTACCTATAAAAGAGTTATTAGGTGAGGACAACTTTCTTTTGACGCAGCATTTGGAGTATTTCATCCTATCCTTAGTCACAGTAGTAAAGGAGAAAAGCTGATGGATATGAAGTAGCTGTTTCACAACAGGTACTTCAGAGCTCATGAGAGTAGCAACTTCTTTTGTGTTCTGAGCATCATTCAGGtccttgatttttttgtaaGAATGGGAAGAGAACTGCTCAGACCCCAGGCAAGCTaccacagctcagctgcttCAGAAGGCACACCTTACCTCCTGTCAGAGGTCAACTGACAGCAAGACAAATATGCACATAACTACTGCCAAAACCTACACACAACTGAAATTACTGTTTCTGACAGCTTTCAGTATATTTGATACACAATTAAAGCATGACTTAGCTTTTATCTTCTTACAGAATCATATTCAAAAGGCTGGGTCCACAGTTGGGTATACTCTGAAACAAAGCCTGACAAGGtgagaaatgaaattttgattTCAAAGATCCCATTACAACAGCAGTACTCATAGcaggtcaagaaaaaaaaaatgggcattAACAATCCAAACCAGAGTATACCTCACTTATCCCAGATTTGAGAGATGCTGTAGCAGAACAGGGAGGaagagacaaagagaaaagaggaaaaagcaaaccacAGAATTCAGGCTAGCTCACCTCATACACAGAAGAACCACTGAGGCACAAACTGATTCCTGTTATACTAATTTCTTGTTAGTGCTAAGTCTTTGATATGCATAATAATGTCTGCTATTATTCTGAAGGGACTGTGTGAGGTTTGACCAAACTTTGTGCAAAGTGTTAATTATCATCTTAGTTTTTGTATTCTAACATCAAGAGTTTCAGACATACCCTGTCATTTTCAAGAGTAGTCTTGTAAATAATATTACAGAAGAAATCTAAAAGTAGCACATGTTAAGTAATACGTTTCATGTCTCGTGTTTTACTTCTGAATTAGATTGAGAACACCTCTGCCACTATCTGCTGTAAAGGCCCCAGAGTGCAGAAATTAAGCATGTAGAACAGCACCGAGACAAGGCACTGcatacaaaattaataaaatgtgttaGAACAGAGgcttgaaatattaaaaaaaaaatacatccagaGAGAGTTATGAGCGGCAGACCTTAAAGTTTCCTTAGCTTGTTAAATAATTCCATGGCACAGGCTGTTTTTCCATCAGCATAGCTTTGGGTATGCAGTCACTAAAC
Protein-coding regions in this window:
- the C1GALT1C1 gene encoding C1GALT1-specific chaperone 1 yields the protein MISESGSFMKGVVLGGVFCVLVTLLGHFKMGHGTRAHHHEHHHIQAPNKNDVLNLSEDERLELSQSIRVYCIILVKPKDLGHWAAVKETWSKHCDKAEFYSSENIKVFNSVVLDTNDMWMMMRKAYKLTYERYKDEFNWFFLAYPTTFAIIENLKYFLLKKDPAQPFYIGHTVKSGDLEYVDSEGGIVLSIGSLRRLSHIFKDTDKCPEQGGMIWKLSEDKQLAVCLKYTGVIAENAEDSEGKDVFNTRSVNALIKEAMANHPEQVVDGCCSDMAITFNGLTPNHMHVMMYGVYRLRPYGHIYNDALIFLPPEGSDND